The region ACAAAAGAAATAACACATGGGAGTTAATCGAATTGCCAACATATACAAAAGCTATCAAAGTGAAGTGGATGTTCAAGTTGAAGCATAATGTTGATGGGTCGATATCAAGAAATATAGGCAGATTAGTAGATCAAGGATTTCTTCATAGAGAAGGACTTGACTACTCTGAAGTATATGCACCAGTAGCAAGATTGAAGACTGTTCGATTGGTGGTAGCCTTGGCATGTAAGCAAGGTTGGTcgacatttcacttagatgtgaaattAACATTTTTGAATGGTCCTCTAGACGAAGAGGTATATTTCACACAACCTTCTGGGATTGTGATACGggaggaagcaaggaaagtatACAGGCTACACAAAGTGTTATATGGCCTCAAGCAAGAACCTAGGGCATGGAACAAGAATACTGACTCATACTTGGTTGAATTGGGATTCATCAAATGCAAATATGAGTGTGGTGTATATGTTTAGGTTGTGGCACAATATATAATAATCATTTGCTTATATGTCGATGACTTGCTAGTAACTAGAAATATAATGGAGAACTTGTCGAAGTTCAAAGAGCTGATGAAGAGAGAATTTGAAGTGTCGGATCAGGGAAGTTGTCGTACTTCctaggcatggaatttcaaatgtcGAAGAAAGGTATGGTGCTACATCAAATAAAGCACGTCAaagagatactcaagagattcagGATGGAAGACTCAAATCCTACGTCCTCACTCGTCGAACcaaatttgaagttggagaagTATGGAAAGGAGAGCAAGGTCGACGCtactttgttcaaacaaatttTCAGATCTCTGAGATATGTGTGCAACAGTCGACCTGATATAGATTTCTCAGTCGGATTAGTGAGTAGATACATGGATGAACCAAAGGTGTCACACATGAGACTGCAAGAAAAATCCTGGGATACTTAAAAGGATCAATGAATAGTGAAATCCTGTTTCAATGAGATTCTGAAAGAAAAGAGGTTGTGATTAATTTCTATTCAGatgttgattggtgtggagacaaGGAAGATCGGAGAAGCACATATGGTTActtctttcaagtatttggtgccccaatctcatggtgctcgagaaaTCAACATGTGGTGGCATTATCATCATGTGAGACTAAATATATAGCAGGATCCTATGCTACTTGTCAAGCAATGTGGATCAGACCTGTGTTGGAAGAGATGGaggtcgaagtgaagaaacctctGGTTCTGCAGATCGACAACAAGCCAGCCATTAATCTTGCAAAGAATATAGTTCTGCATGGAAGGATTAAGCACATTGAGGATATGTTTCATTTCCTAAGGGATAAGGTAAACCATGGTGAACTTGAATCAATACATTGATCGAGTGAAGCACAGTTGACTAACATTTTCACCAAAGAACTGAAGATCGACAAATTGTTAACTTTGAGAAAGAAATTAGAAATAGTTCAGATCAAGTATGATTAGTTTGTGTTTGAAAACTTGAATTATAAGGGGGTATGTTGTGATATAATCTAAGTTGTAGCACAGACCCAAATTAGTTAGGTTAGGGTTTCATAGTTACTTAATTACCAAGTTAGTCAGTTAGTTTTGTTACTTAGAGTACAAGTAACTTTGTATATAAACACTACGCCAAAAgagggaaaagagggcgctttttttggcctataacagcgctttaaagcgccctctaatctggcgctggcataggtaaagacatcgctttttttcctggtgaaagcgctgtctaaagtggctctttaagccctttaagggccactttagagggcgctttttaaagaaagcgccctctaaagtggaaacatttaagggtttagagggcgcttttactggaaagcgccctctaaagtggaaacttttaagggtttagagggcgcttttactggaaagcgccctctaaagtggaaatttaaagggtttagagggcgcttattttggaaagcgccctctaaagtgggtggttatttaattttttttttttaaaaagcgctatatttttttatttattttagacaacctgtatattgaagcagtacacccaaaactgtataatttgaagccctttttcacacattgcattcaacaagccttatatacaacaatccatacatatacaacaatccactgatatataattgtttaacttctaaagattctaaatatacaaccaattcataacttaaaaagaaataaaactaagtagcaaaaacatctctgagatgtatgttttttttgctagcagcagtcttcttagcaacaacctctttttgttcaatatcaatagcatgaacctaaaatatcataaaattagttaggtgatgtataagatcaagaattaacattttctatgcataaatatcatataattgtgtttataccttttttttttgatgcaactgactcgatttgctgtaataaaagccattttacctgtaataaagaaaacaattaaaatcatttgacctgtacctttttcactaagttctttttcttttcttggttggaatatgttctacatgtctcttaacaacacggacggttggattgatcaaaataccctcattatgatcatttctaatatatgaatcatttgatataatattccTTCAGACAAACTTATAAATATACATCCTGCAGTAATTTCATAGCAAGGAGAAATATATATAACGAGATAACAACTATGGCAACAACCACAGTGACTCATTCTTATTGTCAGCAGCAGCAGTAAGAACAAATCATATACATAAGTTTATTGAATGAAATCTCCCTAAGAGATGTTGTATTTCTGTGTCTGGTTATTTACCGCAAAGGCGATAACATAGTTCTTCAGCCTGCTCGTCAGGGTTACGGTTTGACAGAGAAAAAATGCCACTTCTTCCATTGTTCAAACATGTCACGTTAAGTTTGTTTCCGATCTGGTAATCCTGCAGCATTACATCACAAAAATGTTAGCATCAGTAACATTTCAAGTTTCATTGTTGAACTTTTCAAGCATTAAATCATCATAAGAAAATTTGTTTGGCAAATAAATTAACCATATATGTAGAATCGAAACTGGTTCTTTTAATATGTGTCAACAGAACTAAAGATTAGTTATATCAGTTGTAATCACTTTTATGCCGGTGCTTCATAGAAGCTGCATAGATCAAGCAAATACATAAGGAAGTAGCATAGCAGCATCACTCACCTCACAAGAAATGTAGCCTGGTTTACAGCTCGGAGGGGCACAGGTTATATAATGGCACCAAGAGCAGTAATCATTCAAGTCCACCCCTTTAAAGAACAAGACGCCGCCGCCGACCAATCTGTAAACAACCACTTTCACATTGGAGACACTAGTACATAACAATGTAATTCACCtaacagcaacaacaacaaaaaagGAGAGAGACACTACCCAACACTAAGTAGCACAAAAGAGATAATCCGAAGCGCATATTGATAAGATTCTTGCTTCTGGGAAGTATTAGACTTGTTTAGATTAAGCCAATGATGCTGACGGCGAGTCAAAATGACAAATCCAAGAAGAAATCCTGATGTAAACCCTCCAATGTTACTAAAATTACTTCCGAATGGAAAAGTTCCAAGAGCTAAGTCCAAAACAATGATCACAACAAGAATCAACATCTCATCAAACTGCAAAACAATAACAAAAATATATCTATTAGACACCATCATTGAGCTTAATAACTTATAAACCTATTTATTTACCTTATGAGTATGCATTTTCCAATTTGTTAAAAGCTCTGATAGCATCACTCCTAGTAAGCCGAATATTGCACCAGATGCACCAACGTAGATGATTGAATGGAGGAATAAAACACACAGCAAATTTCCTCCCAAACCCGATATCACATACACCAATCCAATTCGAACTAAAAAAAGCAAGTAAAACAGTTATCATATTCAAAATTGGCACATAGAAGAAACCAGACGCCAATAACCAGAACCTTACCAAAACCAAATTTCTTCTCAAGAGGAATTTGAAGATTAgaaaatgaacaatagcgaacgtcagaagagaaaccaagtaatatgaagattagaaaaatacctatggtgtcaaaatcgaacaactaacaacgaattaatagaaggaggaaacgtcgtagatctaacagaggtggaaggagaacgccttagaagtagcgaaaatcgtagcagtgagaaccctaacgtgaaaaagaacaaaaataacagagagtgaaataacaaaacgcgcagtatgttataattttaatgtttactaaaggggaccttagagggcgcttgtggaaaaaaagcgccctctaaagggggcctaagagggcgcttatgaaagcgctctctaaggctttccaaaagcgctttataaactggaaatgcacatggacttataaagcgtttttttaaaagcgccctctaagggtaaccttagagggcgctttctaaaaagcgccctgtattgttgtccctctatctcctccttattttttcgcttcaccttagagggcgctttattacaaaagcgccctctaaagtgcgctgtctattgctccttatttttcgcttcactttagagagcgcttttgtattaaagcgccctctaaggtgcgctgtctattccagtttttggcgtagtgaaagACATGCATGCATACTGTAATTCAATTTTACAACATTCAATAATAACAATTCGTATTTTTagttctctctctttctctccttaCTAAAAGTGTCTCCAAATAGAATAATATATAACATAAACATATATTTATAAGTAGAAGAAATTATCAATCACCAACCAATTTTATAGGAGTGAGTTAGGTTCAAGCACAATTCTTAATATTCATCTTAGGGGATTTAGATATTCATATATTTAGACataaaatcaatgaaataaaagATAATCCACATGATAAGTAATATTAGCTAGTTGTAATCTTCAAGTTCCAATATTTCATAAcctttttttatttaataaattcCTTAAAAAGTTATTAATTCTTGATATCATTGTATAGAGAGACAATCTTGTCAATAGGAAAGCCTAAATAGATATTCGTAAAATGTCATAGTCTATTCTTGCAAGCTAGTGATGACTCCAAGTAAGTTTATATATAATCAATTCTCCAAATAAATACATTTAGGTTTATGGCTGAGCCAATGTCCTCACGAAGGATGATTAAGCAAAGTTGAATTCTTCCAACTAGATCTGAATTTGTGGTTAGCTCATGACAGATAATCTAGAAAGTGTATCGACTCACTTCAAGTTATAATGTGACGAGTACAATGAAATATCGAACATAAAGACTAAAATTAATGTTGATATCTAATCTCATATTTTTTTGAAGGAAAATGTTTTATTTATATGTTTAAATTAGTATTTTTTATTTGTCATAAATCTGGGCAGGTTGCTGTTGTCTCATGAGGATTGTTATGACATAGTTGGTGCACTAATGCTATTGATTTTGGAGAAAGAGAATATTTAAGTCATGGGCTCACGATTCTCTTATCACATGTGTTTAAGGAAAGTATACTTTAAGACTTTAGATTCGAAAGCGGGTGGAATTGTTTGACTTGGTGATAATAAGGCGTGCATATTTCATGGTATTGATACGATTAGACTTAAAATGTTTGATGACCGTGAGTTCCTTCTATGCAATGTGAGGTATCTTTTCGAGCTTAAGAAGAATTTGTTATCCATAAGAATGTTTAATGATATAGGCTATTGCACTAAATCTGACGTGTTGAAAATTTTGCATGGTGCATGAATCATGGCTAAGGGTCTTAAATGTGTGGGTTATATATTTAGATGATTTTATTGTTATGGGACATGCATTATCATCTAGTAACAACTTTCATGATAAAATTAAGGTCTAAAGAGGTATAGAATTGTTGTTTACACATCAGAACGCATGAAAATGACCATTTTGGAGAGGGTATGGTGCATGTTGTTGATAGGTCTATTGCAAAAGAGTTTTTTTTGTAAGGTTGGTCTAAAGCAACTTACTTTATCGAAATATATCCACTTACAAGAATAGATTTCAAAATACCTATGGATATTTGAGGTAGGAAACCGATAGACTACTCTAATTTAAAGGTCCTCAAAGCTTTGTCGTTTGTACATAACAAGCAAGATCAACTTGATACTAAGGATGTGAAATGTCTCTTCATTAGTAATTTAGAAGGTGTGAAGGGTTACAAGACGTGGAAGGTAAAACCTAGAAGATCAAAATTATTTATAAGAAGATATGTTATTTTCGGTGAGACCCATATATGAGAATGAATTGTAAGAAAACATGGGATGAAAGAGTAAAAAACTATGATGGAGAAGACATAGTTTGAAAAGGAGGTTTATGTTAGTGAATTAGAGACGATGAGATAGTGAAGGGACATATATAAGCTCTTAGTTATCATTCGACTCGAGATATGGTAAGTAAGAAAATTGTACCACCTAAGAGAAAAGTTATGTTAAACTTTATTGTTATGCTTTAAATATTGTTGAAAGATCGCAAGACTCGTAACCAAAATCTTTTAGAGAGGAATCCAAAAGTAAAGGGAGTAAAAATTAGTTGAAGGCATGATGAGATTCATCAACCGATGAAGAACCATGCTCCTGAGCTTGCGAGACTACCTAAGCATGAAAAGATAATTGGATTCAAGTGTTTATATCAAGGTTCAAACATTGCTTAGACTTTATCAAGTTCATTGAATAATAAGATTCAATTTTTGGAGAGAGCCACAAGAAGGTTAATGGTTAGAGTAACACCACCATCGGGTTTGAGGCAAGGTAGATAATGGCAAAAGTATGCCTCTAAATCTAAAGTGatttagtaaaaaaaataattttactACAGTTGGGTCGCGAGCAATTTCTGAAAATCAGACACATAAGAGGTTTCAAGGCTTGATAAAAGCAGTGCTCTATCACTTTTGTTGAGATGAAAGAATAAGGTAAGAGGCGAATCATAACGAGAAAAACTTAAAGAGATAAGGATATAAGTTCTTAAGATTCGATTGCTCTAAAAACTGGAAGACCATTAGAAATATCTAAGAAGATTGAAAAACACTTCTAAATATATTGGACTTGTGTGATTCATATATTGAAAAAAGAAGGAATCATGAAACATTTTGATAGAAAATAGAAGATGTTCTTGGAGACATGAAAAACTATTTTCTTGTAAACTCTTATAACAAGTCTTGAAGTATGAGGGTTTGGAAGAGTCGCTCTCTTTACTTTAATAGATTGGACTGATAGAATtgaataaattttttttttatgtttttatatttaattttttattattcTGTGTGAATGTTTTACTCTATTTGACatattaattaattttgattGAAACTATTTATTTTAATTACCATTCTTTGATACAAAACTAAAAAATTTAGGCATCTTGAAATATTTTCAACTTTAACAATACCTTCAAAAACAAATTAACCCATACATTTTTTTTAACCAACAAGTTTTCTGGTTCTAATGTCACCAAAATCAAAACCATTAAATATTCTAGCCAACCTAATTAAAACCAGAGTGCTGTTTTTTAAAGGTATCAAAGAAAGTGCTTATTATTCTTTTAGCTAAATTATAGCTTTCATAATCTCGTAAGCAACCAAACATGGTCATGATGTGATTCAATCATTATGGCCAGTATctataaaataaaaataaaaataaaaaatcacaTAAATACAATATTATTTGTACGATTAAGATATTGAAATCTTCTATATATAAGCAAAATACTTTCAAACAAATTGTGTAAATTCTTTCGCAATTATTTGAATTGACTTTCGTATAAATTTTATTTAGTCACTCATTTGGTACAATGATTTGCTTCAATTAATTGATTGTTTTTTTCTTCCTACTTTCAAAacaattttataatttttaacATGATGGAACGAAGACATTCTACAAGTAACATCTTTCAGCACACCAAACCAAATTTGGAGTAATTATATCTCCTAACAAATTCTTATGTAATTATACTTTCAAAAATTGGAATTAACACAAGAAAATACTAATatatatgttttatttatttgATATAAACTAAAAaattggaaacaataaaaataatttatataaattaaaaatttggaaattatatgaaaaattaaattttGCATAAGCTTACGATCCTATCTTTCATTAATTAtgtaaaaataataattaaaatagttGAAAGAATTAAgaataataaataataaaaattattatAGGAAAAAAATTGTAATGTGATTGGtcacttaaaacaattttttttacaaaataatttataatttggAATGGAGGATAtacatatttaaaaaaattaaatgaaaaatatCAGCTTGGAAATTGTGCATTCAGTTTCTTAAAAAtttaaatataattaaaaaaGAATATTTAACATGTGTTTTTATACTACAAGTTAGAATGAACCTTAATCCAAAAAGGAAATCATCAAGTTGATTGAACATTACAAAGATTAAAGTCTCATGCACATGGGAAGAGCCACTTGACCCCTAATTTCAATACAATGCCAAAGAATGTCTCAatcaaaaatttgaaaatgaGTAGTGTTCAATGTTTTACACATTAGTAATTAGAAAAAATGATGGTAATTGGGAAAATATCTTTTGGTAGAAAACATTTGTAGATTCTATGGGCAAATTAAGAGAATAAATGGTAGAATGGTGTGGTGAGGTTATTCATTTCAAATTTcaataattttaatttttattggTATTTGAGCTagaaaattttcttatttgaataAAAATGTGTGAATCTAGGAGTCTATGTTCAACTACTCCACATGTATAATCATAATTTAGGAGCTTGGGCTTGCTAGCTAGATAATGTTATTAATCATAATTTAGTAAATTCTCGTGTTTTTTCTTAATTAAATCAAAACTCACTGAAATCTGTAATTTTAGGTATGTGTCTAATTGAAAAATCCATTTTAATTAGATTTGATACCAGTTTGATTTTTTCTGGATTTTAAAAGATAATGGAGATATTAATATTCACCTCGAATCTGTATTGTtgataatttaaaataatttttttataatttataatattaattattttGTTAGTATATTGTTATTTTGGTTTCTATTTTAttatttgaaatatttaaaatatttgaaatgtatgttagaaaattttcatgattgtttcTAATGTTTGTTAAGAATTCGAGATAAATTATTAATTTGAGAAAAATGACTATTTCAATGTTAAAAATTCGATTTTGATGCGTGGATGTGACGGATCAAAGATACCTGAATCCTTATATTAATTGTTTTGTTAGTACATTGTTATTTTTGTTTCTATTTTAttatttgaaatatttaaaaTGAATGTTATAAAAAATTTATGATTGTTTTTAATGTTTGTTAAGTGTTCGAGACAAATtattaatttgaaaaaatgaCTATTTCAATGTTAAAAACTTGATTTTAATGCGTGGATGAGACGAGTCAAAGATACCTGAATCCGTGAAAAAATAAATAGGGatattttataattaaattttaattGTGAGAAATATTTTATGAAACATAGTTTTGCCACAATTTAATCGTCCCAAATATTTTAAGAGATTACAATTTAATTGTgctaaaattttaattttatacAACAACTTGTCTTGCCAGCATTCAAAAAAGGTTCCAATCAATATAACTAGTTATTATCTAAAAAATACTTTATTTTTTAATATCAATGTCATTAATATATTAATGTATGTCAATTATGTCTTAGATTACGTGTGAGTGAAATATAAATGAAGTTCTAGTTTTTTTTTAAAGACCAAGGCCAAAAACCTATAATGTATTAAGAAAAAAGGAACATAAAAAAGGGAGGGGAACTAGAGCCAAAATCCCTAGAAAAATTGATATCTAAAGCAAGATGACCTTGCTTGTTTCTTAATAAATCTACCTATGTAGTATCATTAACATTGTTTAATCCGGTGAAATTTCTATTAGCAAAATCAAGATTAGACAACTTGTTCACACAACCATTCCATACCCTATAAATATGAGAGTAATCATAATACATTTCAATCATCTAACTTTAAATTTTTAAGGGACTAATCTAAGATTAAAGAAGGCTTCCATCACAAGCATAGATTCTCACTTGAGTCAAATTGTTCTTAAAATATTGCTCCACAACAAACATAACCCTTGTTAATTAGTAGTTACATAAATTTTCCATATGCATGTTATTTGAGTTTTAAAAGATGCCACCATAAGCAGAAAGGGACGAGGTTCATATGAACATATCATCAGAGTTTCTTTTTATCTAATCAAAGGATTAGGGATGTCAACGGAGTTGGGAATGTGTGGAGGATGCTCCTCCACTCCCCGTCCCGACCCCAATGTTTTTCCCATCCCCGTTCCGATTCCCGTCACGAGGGAATATTTTTCTCCATCCCCACAGATCCCTACAGAGAATCGGAGATTTAGGAGATCaaatcataaaaatatttttatatttttttattaatacTATGACTCTAGTATTTAGttatttttttccttttaaaaaaaagtatatgtttttttcttcatatttttaaataaaaacaTATTTCGCATCAACAAAAAAATGCAAAAGCACTTGCAGTTTCGAAAACATAAATACTAATTTACTAATTGAATACAAATCAGGTTGCTAATTGAAGTATACTGACGTTGAAGAGTAATTACTATAAGCACATTGAACAAATGATAGTGgttgttttgatgatgatgatgatgataggaGGTGAGAAATGGAGGAGACAAAGAGAATTGAGAAAAGAAGAAGAGTAAAGGGTGTGTACACTATATGTCTTGGGTGCATTTTTCTAGGATTAAGTACTTTGGTAGTGAAACAATACATTATACAATTAAGCAAAAAAAATGATCCACTTATAACTCTTCATTCCctaatatattaattaattttttataaaataaacatgcaaaattatataattatataatatattatatataaaagcTAAATGGTATGGTCGGAGTCGCGGAATCCGCGGGACGTAGGGTACTTCTCCGATCCCTACCCTAAAGTGTCATCAAGGGAACTTTTTCCTCCATCCCTGTTCCCGCGGGGAAAAAATCCCTGACTTCGGAGCTCCAAACAGATAATTTTCACATGGATATCCGTTAACGGGTGTAAATTGACACCCCTACAAGGGGTGGAGGTTGCCACAATACTTCATTTAGAGATGAGGGATAATGAGGATGGAACTTAATGGAGAAAGCTTTGAGAATAAGGAATTCAAGTATAAATGAGTTTGAAGCTCCAGGAAATGTAATGCCAACTACGTTGGAGGATATGGTAACAATGCAAGCATTCCAACTAATCTTTATTCCATTGAACCTTAACCAATTTCAAGAATACCAAATTGAATTGATGGTGTGGATGATGTCAGCATGCACCACCACCTTGTAATTAGGTGACCAAGATTTGTTGATGATTTGTCAATAATAATTAAGGGGATAAATTTGGAATTTGATA is a window of Lathyrus oleraceus cultivar Zhongwan6 chromosome 6, CAAS_Psat_ZW6_1.0, whole genome shotgun sequence DNA encoding:
- the LOC127092575 gene encoding RHOMBOID-like protein 1, with the protein product MLSELLTNWKMHTHKFDEMLILVVIIVLDLALGTFPFGSNFSNIGGFTSGFLLGFVILTRRQHHWLNLNKSNTSQKQESYQYALRIISFVLLSVGLVGGGVLFFKGVDLNDYCSWCHYITCAPPSCKPGYISCEDYQIGNKLNVTCLNNGRSGIFSLSNRNPDEQAEELCYRLCGK